From one Microbacterium aurum genomic stretch:
- a CDS encoding PP2C family protein-serine/threonine phosphatase: protein MVFEGSSVAISHTGKVRSNNQDSGYAGSNLFVVADGMGGHAGGDVASSLAVHRLKELDHPFASTGEAERALQDAIGSTASVLIDTVARRPELAGMGTTVSGLIMVDDYAVIAHIGDSRIYLYRDDALTQITTDHTFVQRLVDSGRITPEEARYHPRRSVLMRVLGDMDPDPEIDTFIMPTQPGDRWLLCSDGLSGVVDDAHTSKVLGQKLPPGRTADLLLKQALDAGAPDNVTVVIVDVGGSHPMFSGTPTIVGSASNPQGVDVPAARPGRTSWLHPARQAANEPTHFEPAAEFLEELIEEDRRRARRRRIWWVVGFVVILAALAGALFGAYSWTQSRYFVGADDDSVVIYRGIQQDLGPIPLSSVHEDTGILLSELPFYQRLAVTATISARSLADAEAIVETLRETVEDTP from the coding sequence ATGGTCTTCGAGGGATCGAGCGTCGCGATCTCCCACACGGGAAAGGTGCGCTCCAACAACCAGGACTCGGGCTACGCCGGCTCGAACCTGTTCGTCGTCGCCGACGGCATGGGCGGCCATGCCGGCGGTGACGTCGCCTCGAGCCTCGCCGTGCACCGCCTGAAAGAGCTCGACCACCCCTTCGCGTCGACCGGCGAGGCCGAGCGCGCGCTGCAGGACGCCATCGGGTCCACGGCATCCGTCCTCATCGACACCGTCGCCCGCCGACCCGAGCTCGCCGGCATGGGCACCACCGTCAGCGGCCTCATCATGGTCGACGACTACGCCGTCATCGCGCATATCGGCGACTCGCGCATCTATCTGTACCGCGACGACGCGCTCACCCAGATCACGACCGACCACACCTTCGTGCAGCGCCTCGTGGACTCGGGTCGCATCACCCCCGAAGAGGCCCGCTACCACCCGCGCCGCTCCGTGCTCATGCGCGTGCTCGGCGACATGGACCCCGATCCCGAGATCGACACGTTCATCATGCCGACCCAGCCGGGTGACCGCTGGCTGCTGTGCTCCGACGGCCTCTCCGGCGTCGTCGACGACGCCCACACCAGCAAGGTGCTGGGGCAGAAGCTCCCGCCGGGGCGCACCGCCGATCTGCTGCTCAAGCAGGCGCTCGACGCCGGTGCCCCCGACAACGTCACCGTCGTCATCGTCGACGTCGGCGGCAGCCACCCGATGTTCAGCGGCACCCCGACGATCGTCGGCTCGGCGTCGAACCCGCAGGGCGTCGACGTGCCCGCCGCCCGGCCCGGCCGCACCAGCTGGCTGCACCCCGCCCGGCAGGCGGCGAACGAGCCGACCCACTTCGAGCCGGCCGCCGAGTTCCTCGAAGAGCTCATCGAGGAGGATCGCCGCCGCGCCCGCCGCCGGCGCATCTGGTGGGTCGTCGGGTTCGTCGTCATCCTCGCCGCCCTGGCGGGGGCGCTGTTCGGCGCCTACAGCTGGACGCAGTCGCGCTACTTCGTCGGCGCCGACGACGATTCCGTGGTGATCTACCGCGGGATCCAGCAGGATCTCGGCCCGATCCCGCTCTCGTCGGTGCACGAAGACACCGGCATCCTGCTGTCGGAACTGCCCTTCTACCAGCGGCTCGCGGTCACCGCGACGATCTCGGCGCGGTCGCTGGCCGACGCTGAGGCGATCGTGGAGACCCTCCGCGAGACCGTGGAGGACACGCCATGA
- a CDS encoding FtsW/RodA/SpoVE family cell cycle protein yields the protein MTAVDTGQADTTVVKALRRLRMPQTQRNRELGLLLFAFLINGAAVALVQLGALGHIDWTFLYYCGALTALVLGLHIVLRYRAPQADPFVVPIATVLSGLGLAMIYRIDIGRSISGWEALSTRQLVWLGIALAGAVALVLALRNYRVLFRYTYVSGLAGVVLLLLPFVPGLGVEAGADVWISIGGIFSFQPGELAKICLAIFFAGYLVRTREALSSVGRRFLGITWPRARDLGPLLLIWFASLGIIVLQRDLGTGMLIFGMFIAMLYTATGKTSWVFLGLSLAAVGVAVATQILPYVRARFTNWLDTFNPDTIDGSSMQLASGIFGLAHGGLIGTGLGRGRPGLTPLSQSDYIFPSLGEELGLIGVFAILCLYMVFASRGVRIGIAGQDDFGKLLATGLSFTIALQVFIMVGGVTRVIPLTGLTTPFLAAGGSSLVANWIIVALLLRISDAVRSRPRVVIG from the coding sequence ATGACCGCCGTCGACACCGGCCAGGCCGACACCACCGTCGTGAAGGCACTGCGCAGACTCCGGATGCCGCAGACACAGCGCAACCGTGAGCTCGGCCTGCTGCTGTTCGCGTTCCTCATCAACGGCGCCGCGGTCGCCCTCGTGCAGCTCGGCGCCCTCGGCCACATCGACTGGACGTTCCTGTACTACTGCGGTGCGCTGACCGCCCTCGTCCTCGGCCTTCACATCGTGCTGCGCTATCGCGCCCCGCAGGCCGACCCGTTCGTCGTGCCCATCGCGACCGTGCTGTCGGGCCTGGGGCTCGCGATGATCTACCGCATCGACATCGGCCGCAGCATCTCGGGATGGGAGGCGCTGTCGACCCGGCAGCTGGTGTGGCTCGGCATCGCGCTGGCCGGCGCCGTCGCCCTCGTGCTGGCGTTGCGCAACTATCGCGTGCTGTTCCGCTACACCTACGTCTCGGGCCTGGCGGGTGTCGTCCTGCTGCTCCTGCCGTTCGTGCCGGGCTTGGGCGTCGAGGCCGGCGCCGACGTGTGGATCTCCATCGGCGGCATCTTCTCCTTCCAGCCGGGCGAGCTCGCGAAGATCTGCCTCGCGATCTTCTTCGCCGGCTACCTCGTGCGCACCCGCGAGGCGCTCAGCTCGGTGGGCCGGCGGTTCCTCGGGATCACCTGGCCGCGCGCGCGCGACCTCGGCCCGCTGCTGCTCATCTGGTTCGCGTCCCTCGGCATCATCGTGCTGCAGCGCGACCTCGGCACTGGCATGCTCATCTTCGGCATGTTCATCGCCATGCTCTACACCGCCACCGGCAAGACCAGCTGGGTCTTCCTGGGGCTCTCGCTGGCGGCGGTCGGTGTCGCGGTGGCGACGCAGATCCTGCCGTATGTGCGCGCCCGGTTCACGAACTGGCTCGACACCTTCAACCCCGACACCATCGACGGCTCCAGCATGCAGCTGGCCAGCGGCATCTTCGGCCTCGCGCACGGCGGACTCATCGGCACCGGACTCGGCCGCGGCCGCCCGGGACTGACCCCCCTGTCGCAGAGCGACTACATCTTCCCGAGTCTCGGCGAGGAACTCGGCCTCATCGGCGTCTTCGCGATCCTCTGCCTCTACATGGTCTTCGCCAGCCGCGGCGTGCGCATCGGCATCGCCGGTCAGGACGATTTCGGAAAGCTGCTGGCGACGGGACTGTCGTTCACGATCGCGCTGCAGGTGTTCATCATGGTCGGCGGTGTCACGCGCGTCATCCCGCTGACGGGGCTGACGACGCCGTTCCTCGCCGCGGGCGGTTCGTCGCTCGTGGCGAACTGGATCATCGTCGCCCTGCTGCTGCGCATCTCCGACGCGGTCCGCTCGAGGCCCCGC